From Aphelocoma coerulescens isolate FSJ_1873_10779 chromosome 15, UR_Acoe_1.0, whole genome shotgun sequence, one genomic window encodes:
- the PISD gene encoding phosphatidylserine decarboxylase proenzyme, mitochondrial isoform X6 codes for MSRPALKLRSWPLTILYYLLPFGALKPLTRVGWRPMSRVALYKSVPTRLLSRAWGRLNQVELPTWLRKPVYSLYIWTFGVNMKEAAVEDLHHYRNLSEFFRRKLKPQVRPVCCVHSVISPSDGKILNFGQVKNCEVEQVKGVTYSLESFLGPRISTEEMHFSQAPPGNSFQQQLVTKEGNELYHCVIYLAPGDYHCFHSPTDWTVSHRRHFPGSLMSVNPGVARWIKELFCHNERVVLTGDWKHGFFSLTAVGATNVGSIRIYFDQDLHTNSPSYSKGSYNDFSFISNNKEGIPMRKGEHLGEFNLGSTIVLIFEAPKDFKFNLKAGQKIRFGEALGSL; via the exons ATGTCTAGGCCTGCTCTGAAACTCCGTTCTTGGCCTCTGACTATTCTCTATTACCTTCTGCCTTTCGGTGCTCTTAAACCCTTGACCAGAGTGGGATGGAGGCCCATGAGCAGG GTTGCCCTGTACAAGTCAGTCCCAACACGGCTGCTCTCACGAGCCTGGGGTCGCCTGAACCAGGTGGAGCTGCCCACGTGGCTGCGGAAGCCTGTGTACAGCCTGTACATCTGGACCTTTGGGGTGAACATGAAGGAGGCAGCTGTGGAGGATCTGCATCACTACAGGAACCTCAGTGAGTTCTTCCGCAGGAAACTGAAACCACAAGTGCGGCCAGTCTGCTGCGTGCATAGTGTG ATTAGTCCCTCTGATGGAAAGATCCTTAATTTCGGACAGGTAAAAAATTGCGAAGTGGAGCAAGTAAAAGGGGTTACGTATTCTCTGGAATCTTTTTTGGGACCTCGCATCTCCACGGAGGAAATGCATTTTAGTCAGG CCCCACCTGGTAACTCTTTTCAGCAACAACTGGTCACAAAGGAGGGGAATGAGCTCTACCACTGTGTAATTTACCTTGCACCAGGGGATTATCACTGCTTCCATTCACCCACAGACTGGACAGTGTCACACCGACGGCATTTCCCAG GCTCTCTGATGTCTGTGAATCCTGGAGTTGCTCGCTGGATCAAGGAACTGTTCTGCCACAATGAACGGGTTGTCCTTACAGGTGACTGGAAACATGGCTTTTTCTCGTTAACAGCTGTAGGAGCAACAAATGTTGGCTCCATCCGCATCTACTTCGACCAG GACTTGCACACGAACAGTCCAAGTTACTCTAAAGGTTCCTACAATGACTTCAGCTTCATATCCAACAACAAGGAGGGAATCCCCATGAGGAAAGGGGAACATTTAGGGGAATTTAACTTAGGCTCTACAATCGTACTAATCTTTGAGGCACCCAAGGACTTCAAATTCAACCTCAAAGCTGGACAGAAAATCCGCTTTGGAGAAGCACTGGGCTCTTTATAG
- the PISD gene encoding phosphatidylserine decarboxylase proenzyme, mitochondrial isoform X3 yields the protein MCQSNTLQGPELHTGKWLRSGNGGSSSCAGDKHPQLESPGLAGSAGGTPSRRTHFRLQFPQLALRRRLGQLSCMSRPALKLRSWPLTILYYLLPFGALKPLTRVGWRPMSRVALYKSVPTRLLSRAWGRLNQVELPTWLRKPVYSLYIWTFGVNMKEAAVEDLHHYRNLSEFFRRKLKPQVRPVCCVHSVISPSDGKILNFGQVKNCEVEQVKGVTYSLESFLGPRISTEEMHFSQAPPGNSFQQQLVTKEGNELYHCVIYLAPGDYHCFHSPTDWTVSHRRHFPGSLMSVNPGVARWIKELFCHNERVVLTGDWKHGFFSLTAVGATNVGSIRIYFDQDLHTNSPSYSKGSYNDFSFISNNKEGIPMRKGEHLGEFNLGSTIVLIFEAPKDFKFNLKAGQKIRFGEALGSL from the exons ATGTGTCAGTCAAACACCCTGCAGGGACCAGAGCTCCACACAGGGAAATG GCTGCGTTCAGGGaacggcggcagcagcagctgtgccgGGGACAAGCACCCACAGCTGGAGAGTCCCGGTCTGGCTGGCTCTGCCGGTGGGACACCAAGTAGGAGAACTCATTTCAG GTTGCAATTCCCCCAGCTGGCCCTGAGGCGAAGGTTGGGCCAGCTGAGCTGTATGTCTAGGCCTGCTCTGAAACTCCGTTCTTGGCCTCTGACTATTCTCTATTACCTTCTGCCTTTCGGTGCTCTTAAACCCTTGACCAGAGTGGGATGGAGGCCCATGAGCAGG GTTGCCCTGTACAAGTCAGTCCCAACACGGCTGCTCTCACGAGCCTGGGGTCGCCTGAACCAGGTGGAGCTGCCCACGTGGCTGCGGAAGCCTGTGTACAGCCTGTACATCTGGACCTTTGGGGTGAACATGAAGGAGGCAGCTGTGGAGGATCTGCATCACTACAGGAACCTCAGTGAGTTCTTCCGCAGGAAACTGAAACCACAAGTGCGGCCAGTCTGCTGCGTGCATAGTGTG ATTAGTCCCTCTGATGGAAAGATCCTTAATTTCGGACAGGTAAAAAATTGCGAAGTGGAGCAAGTAAAAGGGGTTACGTATTCTCTGGAATCTTTTTTGGGACCTCGCATCTCCACGGAGGAAATGCATTTTAGTCAGG CCCCACCTGGTAACTCTTTTCAGCAACAACTGGTCACAAAGGAGGGGAATGAGCTCTACCACTGTGTAATTTACCTTGCACCAGGGGATTATCACTGCTTCCATTCACCCACAGACTGGACAGTGTCACACCGACGGCATTTCCCAG GCTCTCTGATGTCTGTGAATCCTGGAGTTGCTCGCTGGATCAAGGAACTGTTCTGCCACAATGAACGGGTTGTCCTTACAGGTGACTGGAAACATGGCTTTTTCTCGTTAACAGCTGTAGGAGCAACAAATGTTGGCTCCATCCGCATCTACTTCGACCAG GACTTGCACACGAACAGTCCAAGTTACTCTAAAGGTTCCTACAATGACTTCAGCTTCATATCCAACAACAAGGAGGGAATCCCCATGAGGAAAGGGGAACATTTAGGGGAATTTAACTTAGGCTCTACAATCGTACTAATCTTTGAGGCACCCAAGGACTTCAAATTCAACCTCAAAGCTGGACAGAAAATCCGCTTTGGAGAAGCACTGGGCTCTTTATAG
- the PISD gene encoding phosphatidylserine decarboxylase proenzyme, mitochondrial isoform X2 yields MVRCYKALSNPPPSCYNLHKVKIHVRRLRSGNGGSSSCAGDKHPQLESPGLAGSAGGTPSRRTHFRLQFPQLALRRRLGQLSCMSRPALKLRSWPLTILYYLLPFGALKPLTRVGWRPMSRVALYKSVPTRLLSRAWGRLNQVELPTWLRKPVYSLYIWTFGVNMKEAAVEDLHHYRNLSEFFRRKLKPQVRPVCCVHSVISPSDGKILNFGQVKNCEVEQVKGVTYSLESFLGPRISTEEMHFSQAPPGNSFQQQLVTKEGNELYHCVIYLAPGDYHCFHSPTDWTVSHRRHFPGSLMSVNPGVARWIKELFCHNERVVLTGDWKHGFFSLTAVGATNVGSIRIYFDQDLHTNSPSYSKGSYNDFSFISNNKEGIPMRKGEHLGEFNLGSTIVLIFEAPKDFKFNLKAGQKIRFGEALGSL; encoded by the exons ATGGTGAGATGCTATAAAGCTTTATCTAACCCTCCACCCTCTTGCTACAACCTCCACAAAGTTAAAATTCATGTCCGGAGGCTGCGTTCAGGGaacggcggcagcagcagctgtgccgGGGACAAGCACCCACAGCTGGAGAGTCCCGGTCTGGCTGGCTCTGCCGGTGGGACACCAAGTAGGAGAACTCATTTCAG GTTGCAATTCCCCCAGCTGGCCCTGAGGCGAAGGTTGGGCCAGCTGAGCTGTATGTCTAGGCCTGCTCTGAAACTCCGTTCTTGGCCTCTGACTATTCTCTATTACCTTCTGCCTTTCGGTGCTCTTAAACCCTTGACCAGAGTGGGATGGAGGCCCATGAGCAGG GTTGCCCTGTACAAGTCAGTCCCAACACGGCTGCTCTCACGAGCCTGGGGTCGCCTGAACCAGGTGGAGCTGCCCACGTGGCTGCGGAAGCCTGTGTACAGCCTGTACATCTGGACCTTTGGGGTGAACATGAAGGAGGCAGCTGTGGAGGATCTGCATCACTACAGGAACCTCAGTGAGTTCTTCCGCAGGAAACTGAAACCACAAGTGCGGCCAGTCTGCTGCGTGCATAGTGTG ATTAGTCCCTCTGATGGAAAGATCCTTAATTTCGGACAGGTAAAAAATTGCGAAGTGGAGCAAGTAAAAGGGGTTACGTATTCTCTGGAATCTTTTTTGGGACCTCGCATCTCCACGGAGGAAATGCATTTTAGTCAGG CCCCACCTGGTAACTCTTTTCAGCAACAACTGGTCACAAAGGAGGGGAATGAGCTCTACCACTGTGTAATTTACCTTGCACCAGGGGATTATCACTGCTTCCATTCACCCACAGACTGGACAGTGTCACACCGACGGCATTTCCCAG GCTCTCTGATGTCTGTGAATCCTGGAGTTGCTCGCTGGATCAAGGAACTGTTCTGCCACAATGAACGGGTTGTCCTTACAGGTGACTGGAAACATGGCTTTTTCTCGTTAACAGCTGTAGGAGCAACAAATGTTGGCTCCATCCGCATCTACTTCGACCAG GACTTGCACACGAACAGTCCAAGTTACTCTAAAGGTTCCTACAATGACTTCAGCTTCATATCCAACAACAAGGAGGGAATCCCCATGAGGAAAGGGGAACATTTAGGGGAATTTAACTTAGGCTCTACAATCGTACTAATCTTTGAGGCACCCAAGGACTTCAAATTCAACCTCAAAGCTGGACAGAAAATCCGCTTTGGAGAAGCACTGGGCTCTTTATAG
- the PISD gene encoding phosphatidylserine decarboxylase proenzyme, mitochondrial isoform X5, whose amino-acid sequence MCQSNTLQGPELHTGKWLQFPQLALRRRLGQLSCMSRPALKLRSWPLTILYYLLPFGALKPLTRVGWRPMSRVALYKSVPTRLLSRAWGRLNQVELPTWLRKPVYSLYIWTFGVNMKEAAVEDLHHYRNLSEFFRRKLKPQVRPVCCVHSVISPSDGKILNFGQVKNCEVEQVKGVTYSLESFLGPRISTEEMHFSQAPPGNSFQQQLVTKEGNELYHCVIYLAPGDYHCFHSPTDWTVSHRRHFPGSLMSVNPGVARWIKELFCHNERVVLTGDWKHGFFSLTAVGATNVGSIRIYFDQDLHTNSPSYSKGSYNDFSFISNNKEGIPMRKGEHLGEFNLGSTIVLIFEAPKDFKFNLKAGQKIRFGEALGSL is encoded by the exons ATGTGTCAGTCAAACACCCTGCAGGGACCAGAGCTCCACACAGGGAAATG GTTGCAATTCCCCCAGCTGGCCCTGAGGCGAAGGTTGGGCCAGCTGAGCTGTATGTCTAGGCCTGCTCTGAAACTCCGTTCTTGGCCTCTGACTATTCTCTATTACCTTCTGCCTTTCGGTGCTCTTAAACCCTTGACCAGAGTGGGATGGAGGCCCATGAGCAGG GTTGCCCTGTACAAGTCAGTCCCAACACGGCTGCTCTCACGAGCCTGGGGTCGCCTGAACCAGGTGGAGCTGCCCACGTGGCTGCGGAAGCCTGTGTACAGCCTGTACATCTGGACCTTTGGGGTGAACATGAAGGAGGCAGCTGTGGAGGATCTGCATCACTACAGGAACCTCAGTGAGTTCTTCCGCAGGAAACTGAAACCACAAGTGCGGCCAGTCTGCTGCGTGCATAGTGTG ATTAGTCCCTCTGATGGAAAGATCCTTAATTTCGGACAGGTAAAAAATTGCGAAGTGGAGCAAGTAAAAGGGGTTACGTATTCTCTGGAATCTTTTTTGGGACCTCGCATCTCCACGGAGGAAATGCATTTTAGTCAGG CCCCACCTGGTAACTCTTTTCAGCAACAACTGGTCACAAAGGAGGGGAATGAGCTCTACCACTGTGTAATTTACCTTGCACCAGGGGATTATCACTGCTTCCATTCACCCACAGACTGGACAGTGTCACACCGACGGCATTTCCCAG GCTCTCTGATGTCTGTGAATCCTGGAGTTGCTCGCTGGATCAAGGAACTGTTCTGCCACAATGAACGGGTTGTCCTTACAGGTGACTGGAAACATGGCTTTTTCTCGTTAACAGCTGTAGGAGCAACAAATGTTGGCTCCATCCGCATCTACTTCGACCAG GACTTGCACACGAACAGTCCAAGTTACTCTAAAGGTTCCTACAATGACTTCAGCTTCATATCCAACAACAAGGAGGGAATCCCCATGAGGAAAGGGGAACATTTAGGGGAATTTAACTTAGGCTCTACAATCGTACTAATCTTTGAGGCACCCAAGGACTTCAAATTCAACCTCAAAGCTGGACAGAAAATCCGCTTTGGAGAAGCACTGGGCTCTTTATAG